In Sulfitobacter sp. W027, a single window of DNA contains:
- a CDS encoding AlpA family transcriptional regulator has translation MTDKILRCRDVQEVTGLSRSTIYRMMSRNDFPKATKLGVRAIGWRQSAVDSWIEGRCDG, from the coding sequence ATGACTGATAAAATTCTACGCTGCCGAGACGTTCAGGAGGTCACTGGTCTCAGCAGGTCAACAATTTACCGGATGATGAGCCGGAATGATTTTCCCAAAGCTACCAAGTTGGGCGTTCGCGCCATCGGCTGGCGGCAAAGCGCTGTGGATAGCTGGATCGAGGGGCGGTGTGATGGCTGA
- a CDS encoding integrase arm-type DNA-binding domain-containing protein translates to MAALNKLSSAKVRNAAPGKYSDGGGLWLVKRDDGGAQWVLRVTVHGRRREMGIGNLQAVSLKEARAAAEKWRAVVREGKDPIKERDRLKRLAAKDEHTLSSVALEAFEARKSQLKGDGKAGRWFSPLELHVLPKIGKVPVEEIDQQDIKNALEPIWHEKADTARKAMNRLNITLEHAAAMGLNVDLQAIMKAKALLGKSRHKAKNIPYMPWPEVPAFYKSLAEQTPTHLALRLLILTSVRSYGVRFCHLDQIEGDVWTVPEDNTKGQVGAVTDFRVPLSKEALAVIELAKPLARDGYLFPGARKGVISDAAMSRHMERQGLEARPHGFRSSFKTWCEETTDVPEVVVETSLAHVDGNKVKRSYRRTDLLERRRPLMARWADHVTGKNASKVIRIA, encoded by the coding sequence TTGGCGGCATTGAACAAGCTTTCTTCGGCCAAGGTCAGAAATGCCGCTCCGGGCAAATACTCGGACGGGGGCGGGCTTTGGTTGGTTAAGCGCGATGACGGTGGTGCTCAATGGGTGCTGCGAGTCACCGTCCACGGGCGGCGGCGCGAAATGGGTATCGGCAACCTTCAGGCTGTTTCGTTGAAGGAAGCAAGAGCGGCGGCAGAGAAATGGCGAGCCGTGGTGCGAGAAGGTAAAGACCCCATCAAAGAGCGTGACCGGCTGAAGCGATTGGCCGCTAAGGATGAGCACACCCTATCATCGGTTGCGCTAGAGGCATTCGAGGCTCGCAAGTCTCAGCTTAAGGGTGACGGTAAGGCCGGGCGCTGGTTCTCCCCGCTCGAACTGCATGTGCTTCCGAAAATCGGCAAGGTTCCCGTAGAGGAAATTGATCAGCAAGATATCAAAAACGCCTTGGAACCCATCTGGCATGAGAAGGCGGACACGGCCCGGAAAGCAATGAACCGCTTGAACATAACACTGGAGCATGCAGCAGCAATGGGTCTCAATGTGGATCTTCAGGCAATCATGAAAGCGAAAGCGCTTCTGGGGAAGTCGCGGCACAAGGCGAAGAACATTCCCTATATGCCTTGGCCAGAGGTGCCAGCTTTTTACAAGAGCCTTGCTGAGCAGACGCCCACCCATCTTGCATTGCGCCTGCTGATCCTGACATCGGTTCGGTCATATGGAGTTCGCTTTTGTCATTTGGATCAAATTGAAGGCGACGTGTGGACCGTACCCGAAGATAACACAAAAGGGCAGGTTGGTGCTGTAACCGACTTCCGAGTGCCGCTATCGAAAGAGGCTCTCGCCGTCATTGAACTGGCGAAGCCGCTAGCGCGGGATGGATACCTGTTCCCCGGTGCTCGAAAAGGAGTGATTTCGGATGCAGCGATGAGCCGCCATATGGAGCGGCAGGGGTTGGAGGCTCGTCCGCATGGGTTCCGATCAAGCTTCAAGACTTGGTGCGAAGAAACCACCGACGTACCCGAAGTGGTTGTTGAAACGTCATTGGCGCATGTCGACGGCAACAAGGTCAAGCGGTCCTACCGTCGGACGGACCTACTGGAGCGCCGTCGCCCGCTGATGGCTCGTTGGGCGGATCACGTCACAGGCAAGAATGCCAGCAAGGTGATCAGAATTGCGTAA
- the purU gene encoding formyltetrahydrofolate deformylase, with product MTQFCLTVTCPSTRGIVAAIANYIAETGCNITDSAQFDDTENGQFFMRISAEAETGATLETLREGFAAVAEPFGMAYEFHDQGTTMKVVVMVSRFGHCLNDLLYRVRIGALPIEIVAVISNHMDYQKVVANHDIPFHCIKVTKENKPQAEARIMEVVEDTGAELIVLARYMQILSDAMCQKMSGRIINIHHSFLPSFKGANPYKQAYERGVKLIGATSHYVTADLDEGPIIEQDTVRVTHAQSASDYVSLGRDVEASVLARAIHAHAHRRVFLNGNKTVVFPAFPGSYSSKLMG from the coding sequence ATGACCCAATTCTGCCTGACCGTGACCTGCCCCTCGACACGGGGGATCGTTGCCGCGATCGCCAATTACATCGCCGAAACCGGCTGTAACATCACCGACAGTGCGCAGTTCGATGATACGGAGAACGGCCAGTTTTTCATGCGCATCAGCGCGGAGGCCGAAACCGGAGCCACGCTTGAGACCCTGCGCGAGGGCTTCGCCGCCGTCGCGGAACCCTTTGGCATGGCTTATGAATTCCACGACCAAGGCACCACGATGAAGGTCGTGGTCATGGTTTCGCGCTTTGGCCATTGCCTGAACGATCTGCTCTACCGGGTGCGGATCGGCGCGCTGCCGATTGAGATCGTCGCCGTGATTTCGAACCACATGGATTACCAAAAGGTCGTGGCGAACCATGACATTCCGTTTCACTGCATCAAAGTGACCAAGGAAAACAAACCGCAGGCCGAGGCGCGGATTATGGAGGTGGTGGAGGATACCGGCGCCGAACTGATCGTGCTGGCGCGCTACATGCAGATCCTGTCAGACGCCATGTGCCAGAAAATGTCGGGGCGGATTATCAACATCCACCATTCCTTCCTGCCGTCCTTCAAAGGGGCGAACCCCTATAAACAGGCCTATGAGCGGGGCGTGAAATTGATCGGTGCCACGTCGCATTACGTCACCGCCGATTTGGACGAAGGGCCGATTATCGAACAGGACACCGTGCGGGTCACCCATGCGCAAAGCGCGTCTGACTATGTCTCGCTGGGCCGTGATGTCGAGGCCAGCGTCTTGGCCCGGGCGATTCATGCCCATGCCCACCGCCGGGTGTTTCTGAACGGTAACAAAACCGTGGTCTTTCCGGCATTTCCGGGGAGTTACAGTTCAAAGCTGATGGGGTGA
- the egtB gene encoding ergothioneine biosynthesis protein EgtB, whose translation MNAKPQPLSPDEALSLFTTTRSRTQALAAPLCPEDMMLQSMEDASPVKWHLAHTTWFFEEFILKPRVTDYSSPDDRFAVLFNSYYVQAGPRHARDKRGLVSRPDGAAVRAYRDHVENSLNDLMNASRNDTDEIAQLVELGCHHEMQHQELLITDLLHGLSFNPLLPTYKDPEPLPVTEESPLNFNRHAGGLVEIGHDGRGFAYDCEGPRHRVWLDPFEIADRPVTNREWIAFMEDGGYGDARLWLMEGHAVAQREAWEHPLYWWQQDGTWWTFTLRGPQPVALDAPVVHVSYYEAEAFARWAGARLPTEAEHEVAFRDVPISGNLMGDAEALGALRPLPGKGTWGDVWEWTASDFAPYPGFRPPEGALGEYNGKFMVNQRVLRGGSCATPKDQLRPSYRTFFYPHQRWQMMGLRLAQDAG comes from the coding sequence ATGAACGCCAAGCCCCAGCCCCTGTCCCCTGATGAGGCATTAAGTCTTTTCACGACAACCCGCAGCCGGACGCAGGCCTTGGCTGCGCCACTTTGCCCCGAAGACATGATGCTGCAGAGTATGGAGGATGCCTCGCCGGTGAAATGGCATCTGGCCCATACGACGTGGTTCTTTGAGGAGTTCATCCTCAAGCCTCGCGTCACGGATTATAGCTCTCCCGATGACCGTTTCGCCGTGCTGTTCAACTCCTACTATGTGCAGGCCGGGCCGCGTCATGCGCGTGACAAACGTGGCTTGGTCTCACGCCCCGATGGCGCTGCGGTGCGGGCCTATCGGGACCATGTGGAGAACAGTCTGAACGATCTGATGAACGCCAGCCGCAATGATACTGATGAGATCGCACAACTGGTAGAACTGGGCTGCCATCATGAGATGCAACATCAGGAGTTGCTGATCACCGACCTTCTCCACGGGCTGAGCTTTAACCCTCTCCTGCCCACCTACAAAGACCCTGAACCGTTGCCGGTCACCGAAGAAAGCCCGCTGAACTTTAACCGCCACGCGGGCGGCCTCGTTGAGATCGGCCATGACGGGCGCGGCTTTGCCTACGACTGCGAAGGGCCGCGCCACAGGGTCTGGCTCGACCCTTTCGAGATCGCGGACCGGCCGGTGACCAACCGCGAATGGATCGCTTTCATGGAAGACGGCGGATACGGGGACGCGCGGCTTTGGCTGATGGAAGGCCACGCCGTGGCGCAGCGCGAGGCATGGGAGCACCCGCTCTACTGGTGGCAGCAGGATGGCACATGGTGGACCTTCACCCTGCGCGGGCCGCAGCCCGTAGCGCTCGACGCACCGGTGGTTCACGTCAGCTATTACGAAGCCGAGGCCTTTGCCCGCTGGGCCGGAGCCCGCCTGCCCACCGAGGCGGAGCATGAGGTTGCCTTTCGCGATGTCCCGATCAGCGGCAACCTGATGGGTGATGCCGAAGCGCTCGGCGCCCTGCGCCCCCTTCCCGGGAAAGGCACTTGGGGCGACGTTTGGGAGTGGACCGCCTCAGACTTCGCCCCCTACCCCGGTTTCCGCCCGCCGGAGGGCGCTTTGGGCGAATACAATGGTAAGTTCATGGTCAACCAGCGGGTGCTGCGTGGCGGCTCCTGCGCCACGCCCAAGGACCAGCTGCGCCCGAGCTATCGGACGTTCTTCTATCCGCATCAGCGTTGGCAGATGATGGGCCTGCGTTTGGCACAGGACGCGGGATAA